The Palleronia sp. THAF1 genome contains the following window.
AGTCATTGCGTGGTCGTCAGCCCAGTTCACGCGCGCATCCGCCAGCCGCCCCTCGGCACAAGCCTGCATCAGGTCAAGTGCCTGCGCCCCCAGCCGGATCATCAGCGCCTGACATTCGGGATCGCCGAAACGCGCGTTGAACTCGACCAGCCGGGGCTGGCCATCTTGGATCATCAGCCCGACGTACAGCACACCGGAATAGGGCGTGCCGCGCCGCGCCAGCTCTGCCACGCAGGGCCGCACGATCTGCTCCAGCGCAGCCTCGGTCACCGCGGCGTCCATAATCGGCGCAGGCGAATAGGCCCCCATGCCGCCGGTGTTCGGCCCTGTGTCGCCCTCGCCGATCCGCTTATGGTCCTGCGCCGTGCCGATGGGCAGTACGTCGGTGCCGTCCACCAATACGAAGAACGACGCCTCTTCCCCTTGCATGAACTCTTCGATCACGACAGCCGCGCCAGCATCTCCAAACTGTCCGTCGAAGATATCACGCACGGCGTCTATGGCCTGATCTACCGTTTCGGCCACGATCACGCCCTTGCCTGCAGCCAGTCCATCGGCCTTAACCACGATCGGCGCGCCCTGCGCCCGCACGTAGTCCAGCGCCGGACTAGCCTGCGTGAACCGCCCATAGGCTGCCGTCGGCGCGCCACAGGCGTCGCACAGCTCCTTGGTAAAGCTTTTGGATGTTTCGACCATCGCCGCATCCGCGTTCGGTCCGAAGACCGACACGCCCGCGCGGCGCAACGCATCGCCCACACCGGCGGCCAGCGGCGCTTCCGGTCCGATCACCACGAAGTCCACCGCGTTCTCGCCCGCGAATTCGACCACGGCCTGCGGATCGTCGATGGCCAGTGATGCCGTCTCGGCGATACCTGCGATCCCAGCATTGCCGGGGGCCACGATCAGCCGGTCGCACTTCGGGTTCTGCAGCACGGCCCATGCCAGCGCGTGCTCCCGCCCGCCGCCGCCGAGGATCAGGATGTTCATGGGCACGGCCCCCTTCGTGACAATTCGCCCCGCCCTACACCGACCCCGCAACCTTTGTGAAGCGTGCGCCGTTGGCCCCGAAACCGGAGGATGCGATGAAATACTACGTCAACACCAAAGCCCGCGACGATGGCACCCACGTCATGCACTCGGAAGCCTGCCAATTCCTGCCGAACGCGGACAAGCGAAAAGCGGTGGGCGACTACGCCAATTGCGACACCGGGTTGACCCACGCGCGCGAGGAATTCGACGGCGCGCAACCCTGCGGAACGTGTTGTTCGGACTGCTCCGACTAGGCATCCGCGCAGGCCGCGGTTAGGGTACGCCCATGGAACTTTTCGACGAAACCGGACCCGGCGCGAACGCCCACGAATACACTGTCTCCGAGATTTCGGGTGCGGTGAAACGCACGCTGGAAGGCGAATTCGGACGCGTCAAGGTGCGCGGAGAGATCGGGCGCGTCTTCATTGCCCGCTCTGGCCACCTATATTTCGACGTCAAGGACGACCGCAACGTGCTCGCCTGCGTGACGTGGAAGGGCCAGGCCGCCGGCCTGACCCAGCAGCCGGAAGAGGGGATGGAGGTCATCGCCACCGGCAAGCTGACGACCTTCGGCTCGCAGTCGAAATACCAGCTGACGGTGGACGATATCCGCCCAGCCGGCGTT
Protein-coding sequences here:
- the purD gene encoding phosphoribosylamine--glycine ligase encodes the protein MNILILGGGGREHALAWAVLQNPKCDRLIVAPGNAGIAGIAETASLAIDDPQAVVEFAGENAVDFVVIGPEAPLAAGVGDALRRAGVSVFGPNADAAMVETSKSFTKELCDACGAPTAAYGRFTQASPALDYVRAQGAPIVVKADGLAAGKGVIVAETVDQAIDAVRDIFDGQFGDAGAAVVIEEFMQGEEASFFVLVDGTDVLPIGTAQDHKRIGEGDTGPNTGGMGAYSPAPIMDAAVTEAALEQIVRPCVAELARRGTPYSGVLYVGLMIQDGQPRLVEFNARFGDPECQALMIRLGAQALDLMQACAEGRLADARVNWADDHAMTVVMAAEGYPGDYAKGSVIGGLEQLLATSSQVVFHAGTALKDGKLVANGGRVLSVTARGDDLRQARERVYAMVDAVDWPEGVFRRDIGWRALK